A single Brachybacterium sillae DNA region contains:
- a CDS encoding UrvD/REP family ATP-dependent DNA helicase yields MPVATVRLEPPRTAALPAPLGQHATAAQAGVLRALTRHEKHLRVDGPPGAGRTRLALSCALQADEPVLVLAPRRTSAGILRDAVAHAGGAEHVQVATPAAAGLDLVARATGRRPTLVTGADQDTLLAQIIEAIPEVDWQLPLDPASRLLPGFRHELRDLISRCIERGIGPERLTQLAARHARPGWADGALVLRTYLDVLDLESTDSLDATLRLDSAAMVRRAADCVERGEVAAAPLLVVDDVQDLTGAGIALVRAHAEAGSRLVLLSAADQAVETFRGAHPDAARRILDGVSRGVEQHLLPVSHRTPRELGIVHDALAPRLPLEGAPTDLRRPLVGPPVDGRADAVVLADVLEEARVIAGALRAVHHEQQVPYDDLAVVVRSRAVAEDLADRLQREGLPVTTATRPRPLREERAVADLLTLVQIARAGSDTPPQDVLDLLRGPYGGSDPLRLRRLRRGLLEACGDPVADSAQLLARAVLGEDLPGLPGPDAPGRAAAGVHRLRRMVRAVRAQPQDATADLVLWEAWDAARVADRWQEAAVTPDDTDPAGARGRLAGRRLDAVTALFAAAERFVDRRPDASVEDFAAQVMTQAVPEDTLAPAAQLRGRVRVATPAELAGTEVDTVVLARVQEGVWPDLRLRSTLLGAADLDVLADGAVEDQPARLRALQRQNVLEDELRLAVSALGRARHRLLVTAVEDDDSTPSALHRTIARAIGTARRGRGESAGEDTGAEEGPSGTAQLPWLADPGPAPDAHRLIGALRRHLQQQDSPADSDQAARDLAALAAAGLRAASPHSWYHLDPSSSEPLPGPDAPLRMGPSALGLAADCPQAWLLSRAGGQPAPGAAQRIGTALHRLAQEDPAGTDPDLLTRLHHDLAPLHLDGSWSGRRQLHRAEEMLERTREYLAQAPPALAVEVPFRLEVGAVELRGAIDRVEGDPDGDGGVRVIDLKTGRSALTAAQAEKDLQLAAYQRAVREGLLGEDTASRLVGADLVYVGTGTRTATLRSQAAPDSGEDWFPRIVRDVAADLSGDTVEARPSARCSTCPARRSCALQPEGRQL; encoded by the coding sequence ATGCCCGTCGCCACCGTCCGTCTGGAACCGCCCCGCACCGCCGCGCTGCCCGCTCCACTGGGGCAGCACGCCACGGCCGCCCAGGCCGGAGTGTTGCGCGCCCTGACCCGGCACGAGAAGCACCTGCGCGTCGACGGTCCGCCCGGGGCCGGCCGCACCCGACTCGCCCTCAGCTGCGCTCTCCAGGCCGACGAGCCGGTGCTGGTGCTGGCGCCGCGCCGCACCTCCGCCGGGATCCTCCGCGACGCGGTGGCCCACGCCGGTGGCGCCGAGCATGTACAGGTCGCCACGCCCGCGGCCGCGGGTCTCGACCTGGTGGCGCGGGCCACGGGCCGCCGCCCCACCCTCGTCACCGGCGCTGATCAGGATACGCTGCTCGCCCAGATCATCGAGGCGATCCCCGAGGTCGACTGGCAGCTGCCGCTGGATCCCGCTTCCCGGTTGCTGCCCGGGTTCCGCCACGAGCTGCGGGACCTGATCTCCCGCTGCATCGAACGGGGCATCGGCCCCGAGCGCCTCACGCAGCTCGCCGCCCGCCACGCCCGGCCCGGTTGGGCCGACGGCGCCCTCGTGCTGCGCACCTACCTCGACGTCCTCGACCTCGAATCCACCGACTCGCTCGATGCCACCCTGCGCCTGGACAGCGCCGCGATGGTGCGCCGCGCCGCCGACTGTGTGGAACGTGGTGAGGTCGCCGCGGCCCCGCTGCTGGTGGTGGATGACGTGCAGGACCTCACCGGTGCGGGCATCGCCCTGGTGCGGGCCCACGCCGAGGCCGGATCCCGCCTGGTCCTGCTGAGCGCCGCCGACCAGGCCGTGGAGACCTTCCGCGGTGCCCACCCCGACGCAGCCCGCCGGATCCTCGACGGCGTGTCCCGGGGTGTCGAGCAGCACCTGCTGCCGGTCAGCCACCGCACCCCGCGGGAGCTGGGCATCGTCCACGACGCCCTCGCGCCGCGCCTGCCCCTCGAGGGAGCCCCCACCGATCTGCGGCGCCCCCTCGTCGGCCCGCCGGTCGACGGGCGGGCCGACGCCGTCGTGCTGGCGGATGTGCTGGAGGAGGCCCGGGTGATCGCGGGGGCGCTGCGGGCCGTGCACCACGAGCAGCAGGTGCCCTACGACGATCTCGCCGTGGTGGTGCGCTCCCGCGCCGTGGCGGAGGACCTCGCCGACCGACTGCAGCGGGAGGGCCTTCCCGTCACCACCGCGACCCGGCCCCGACCCCTGCGGGAGGAACGGGCCGTGGCGGACCTCCTCACCCTGGTGCAGATCGCCCGGGCCGGGTCCGACACCCCGCCGCAGGACGTGCTCGATCTGTTGCGCGGACCCTATGGCGGCAGTGACCCGCTGCGTCTGCGTCGACTGCGGCGCGGCCTGCTCGAGGCCTGCGGGGATCCGGTTGCCGACTCCGCGCAGCTGCTCGCCCGGGCGGTGTTGGGGGAGGACCTTCCCGGTCTGCCCGGGCCCGATGCCCCCGGTCGCGCCGCCGCGGGCGTCCACCGCCTGCGGCGGATGGTCCGCGCCGTCCGGGCCCAGCCGCAGGACGCCACCGCCGACCTGGTGCTGTGGGAGGCCTGGGACGCCGCCCGTGTCGCCGACCGCTGGCAGGAGGCGGCCGTCACGCCTGATGACACCGACCCCGCCGGTGCCCGCGGCCGCCTCGCCGGGCGGCGCCTCGACGCGGTCACCGCGCTGTTCGCCGCCGCGGAGCGGTTCGTCGACAGGCGCCCCGACGCCTCCGTGGAGGACTTCGCCGCCCAGGTCATGACGCAGGCCGTCCCCGAGGACACCCTCGCGCCGGCGGCACAACTCCGTGGCCGCGTGCGCGTCGCCACCCCCGCCGAGCTCGCCGGAACCGAGGTCGATACCGTCGTCCTCGCCCGCGTCCAGGAGGGCGTGTGGCCGGATCTGCGGCTGCGCTCGACCCTGCTCGGCGCCGCCGACCTCGACGTCCTCGCCGACGGCGCCGTCGAGGACCAACCCGCCAGGTTGCGCGCTCTCCAACGGCAGAACGTGCTGGAGGACGAACTGCGGCTGGCCGTCAGTGCTCTCGGCCGGGCCCGCCACCGCCTGCTCGTGACCGCTGTCGAGGATGACGACTCGACACCCTCCGCCCTGCATCGAACCATCGCCCGGGCTATCGGCACCGCCCGCAGGGGCAGGGGCGAGAGCGCGGGGGAGGACACTGGCGCAGAGGAGGGACCGTCCGGGACCGCGCAGCTTCCGTGGCTCGCCGATCCCGGACCGGCACCGGACGCCCACCGGCTCATCGGCGCCCTGCGCCGGCACCTGCAGCAGCAGGACTCCCCGGCCGACAGTGACCAGGCGGCACGGGATCTTGCCGCGCTCGCCGCCGCCGGTCTGCGCGCCGCCAGCCCCCACTCCTGGTATCACCTCGACCCCAGCAGCAGCGAGCCTCTGCCGGGCCCGGACGCCCCGCTGAGGATGGGCCCGAGCGCCCTCGGCCTCGCCGCCGACTGCCCCCAGGCATGGCTGCTCAGCCGTGCCGGAGGACAGCCCGCCCCCGGGGCCGCACAGCGTATCGGCACCGCCCTCCACCGTCTCGCCCAGGAGGACCCGGCCGGCACCGACCCGGACCTCCTCACCCGTCTGCACCACGACCTGGCGCCCCTCCACCTGGACGGCAGCTGGTCGGGCCGCCGGCAGTTGCACCGCGCCGAGGAGATGCTCGAACGCACCCGGGAGTATCTCGCTCAGGCGCCCCCGGCGCTCGCCGTCGAGGTGCCGTTCCGTCTCGAGGTCGGGGCCGTCGAACTGCGCGGCGCGATCGACCGGGTCGAGGGCGACCCCGACGGCGACGGCGGGGTCCGCGTCATCGACCTCAAGACCGGACGCTCCGCCCTCACCGCCGCCCAGGCGGAGAAGGACCTGCAACTGGCCGCCTATCAGCGGGCCGTGCGGGAGGGACTGCTGGGGGAGGACACCGCCAGCCGCCTGGTCGGTGCCGACCTCGTGTACGTCGGCACCGGCACCCGCACAGCGACACTGCGCAGCCAGGCCGCCCCGGATTCCGGCGAGGACTGGTTCCCCCGGATCGTCCGCGATGTCGCCGCGGACCTGTCCGGCGACACCGTTGAAGCCCGCCCCTCCGCGCGCTGCAGCACCTGCCCCGCCCGCCGCAGCTGCGCGCTTCAGCCCGAAGGGAGACAGCTGTGA
- a CDS encoding ATP-dependent DNA helicase: MTTTLLDAVRLAQLLGQPAPTDEQRAVIEAPTVPMLVVAGAGSGKTETMAARVVWLIANGIVEPREVLGLTFTRKAAHELSERIATRLGTLATALQAEGLPLPPGLAAGTDDLVGQRPAVRTYNGFALDLVLENALAVGVDPRVTMMSPSASWQHAYEIVESSGDELGIDASPATLTAALVSLTGALADHLLTPAELETELRAIRDHLEGIPLQHEGRRRATPQKVRDAVAALDARIALVPLLERFARERRERARLDFSDQVTLAAQVARTVPGARDLARSMHRVVLLDEFQDTSVAQLQMLAALFGAGHPVIAVGDPQQAIYGWRGASAASLAGFAREFAPPGGEVLQRTLSISWRNDEAPLRAANRVAAPLRADGGGVTIPQLRARPGAGPGALWMIEAADEQREAEEVARWILGRRAEDPDATAAVLVRSRRQIPAVVEGLEGAGLPVEVVGLGGLLHRPEVGDVRAVLDLLHDPTRGDALMRLLTGPGVRLGARDLAVLGRWRDRRARPAGGSAPVVPDTAAEVSLVDALDDLPPRGWTDPEGRDLGTEGRRRLEELRDLLRSLRRSLALPLPDLITDVVRALALDTELLAAGRDLSALEALRRHADDFERSAEHPDLGAYLALLDIAEETERALPAPPPPHAADPHAVTVLTMHAAKGLEWDLVAVVGLTEGSVPSYDLRSAVTLDDGRVQVRAAGWLGKLAEATVPSSLRGDADILPQLAWAQADTQVEALDVLEDYRAAAGEESLREDRRLVYVAMTRARRELLLSSAAWRGDAAHPRERSRYLREAAPDVPGERHLIQPVPEENPLVTAPRRAVWPPAPGPAEEARRRAEDQVARAAAEAAGPEQLSQAARRVLADLEERRAAAVVSAPVRLSASQLVARAQDPQRAALDLLRPLPRRPSASARRGTRFHAWLEQSLSGQALLDLDEIEDLADEDDLAAADLDALQESFAASPWAGLTPIAVEQPVLMRLGEHSVRGVIDAVYPDPEAPARDADTSGGHPRVVIVDWKTGRPSTGERRRARALQLTVYRLAWHERTGIPLSHIRTVFHHVAENITDEVTEHPSRQELERLLGEGD; this comes from the coding sequence GTGACCACCACCCTGTTGGATGCCGTCCGCCTGGCCCAACTGCTGGGTCAGCCCGCCCCCACGGACGAACAGCGCGCCGTGATCGAGGCACCGACCGTGCCGATGCTCGTCGTCGCCGGGGCCGGCAGCGGGAAGACCGAGACGATGGCTGCGCGGGTGGTGTGGCTCATCGCCAACGGCATCGTCGAGCCCCGCGAGGTGCTGGGCCTGACCTTCACCCGCAAGGCCGCCCACGAGCTGTCCGAACGTATCGCCACGCGACTGGGCACCCTCGCCACGGCCCTGCAGGCGGAGGGACTGCCGCTGCCACCGGGCCTCGCCGCCGGCACCGACGACCTCGTCGGCCAGCGGCCCGCGGTGCGCACCTACAACGGATTCGCACTCGACCTGGTGCTGGAGAACGCCCTCGCCGTCGGCGTCGACCCGCGCGTGACGATGATGTCGCCCTCCGCCTCGTGGCAGCACGCCTACGAGATCGTCGAGAGCTCCGGCGACGAACTCGGGATCGACGCCTCCCCGGCCACCCTCACCGCGGCCCTGGTGTCCCTCACCGGGGCCCTCGCCGACCATCTGCTGACACCCGCCGAGCTGGAGACCGAACTGCGGGCCATCCGCGACCACCTCGAGGGCATCCCCCTGCAGCATGAGGGGCGCCGCCGCGCCACCCCGCAGAAGGTCCGCGACGCGGTCGCCGCCCTCGACGCCCGCATCGCCCTGGTACCGCTCCTGGAGCGGTTCGCCCGGGAACGCCGCGAACGAGCACGGCTGGACTTCTCCGACCAGGTGACGCTCGCCGCGCAGGTCGCCCGGACGGTCCCCGGGGCCCGTGACCTCGCGCGCAGCATGCACCGGGTGGTGCTGCTCGACGAGTTCCAAGACACCTCCGTGGCGCAGCTGCAGATGCTCGCGGCACTGTTCGGCGCCGGGCACCCGGTGATCGCCGTCGGCGACCCGCAGCAGGCGATCTATGGGTGGCGGGGGGCCTCCGCCGCGAGTCTCGCCGGGTTCGCCCGGGAGTTCGCTCCCCCGGGAGGGGAGGTGCTGCAGCGGACCCTATCCATCTCCTGGCGCAACGACGAGGCACCGCTGCGGGCCGCCAACCGGGTGGCCGCACCGCTGCGGGCCGACGGCGGTGGCGTGACCATCCCGCAGTTGCGGGCGCGTCCCGGTGCCGGGCCCGGTGCGCTGTGGATGATCGAAGCCGCCGATGAACAGCGGGAGGCCGAGGAGGTGGCCCGGTGGATCCTCGGCCGTCGCGCCGAGGACCCCGACGCGACGGCCGCGGTGCTGGTGCGCTCACGCCGCCAGATCCCCGCCGTCGTGGAGGGCCTGGAGGGCGCCGGTCTGCCCGTGGAGGTGGTGGGTCTCGGCGGTCTGCTGCACCGCCCCGAGGTGGGCGACGTGCGGGCGGTGCTCGACCTGCTGCACGACCCGACCCGCGGGGATGCCCTCATGCGGCTCCTCACCGGGCCGGGGGTGCGGCTCGGCGCACGGGACCTGGCCGTGCTGGGGCGCTGGCGTGACCGGCGCGCACGCCCCGCCGGTGGGTCCGCCCCCGTGGTCCCCGATACCGCCGCGGAGGTGTCCCTGGTCGATGCCCTGGATGATCTGCCGCCGCGCGGATGGACGGACCCGGAGGGGCGGGATCTCGGCACGGAGGGTCGCCGCCGCCTCGAGGAGCTGCGCGACCTGCTGCGCTCCCTGCGGCGCAGCCTCGCCCTGCCGCTGCCGGACCTCATCACCGACGTGGTGCGCGCCCTCGCCCTGGACACCGAACTGCTGGCCGCCGGTCGGGACCTGAGCGCCCTGGAGGCACTGCGTCGCCACGCCGACGACTTCGAACGCAGCGCCGAGCACCCGGACCTGGGGGCCTACCTGGCGCTGCTCGACATCGCCGAGGAGACCGAACGGGCGCTGCCCGCACCCCCGCCGCCGCATGCCGCCGACCCCCACGCCGTCACCGTCCTGACGATGCACGCGGCGAAGGGCCTGGAATGGGACCTGGTGGCGGTGGTGGGTCTCACCGAGGGGTCGGTGCCGTCCTACGACCTGCGCTCCGCCGTGACTCTCGACGACGGCCGGGTCCAGGTGCGGGCCGCCGGCTGGTTGGGGAAACTCGCCGAGGCGACCGTGCCGAGCTCCCTGCGGGGCGACGCCGACATCCTCCCGCAGCTCGCATGGGCACAGGCCGACACACAGGTCGAGGCGTTGGACGTGCTCGAGGACTACCGCGCCGCGGCAGGGGAGGAGTCCCTCCGGGAGGACCGGCGCCTGGTGTACGTGGCGATGACCCGCGCCCGTCGCGAGCTGCTGCTGAGCTCCGCCGCGTGGCGGGGCGACGCCGCGCACCCGCGTGAACGCTCCCGGTACCTGCGGGAGGCCGCCCCCGACGTCCCCGGGGAACGACACCTGATTCAGCCCGTCCCCGAGGAGAACCCGCTGGTGACGGCGCCGCGCCGGGCCGTGTGGCCACCCGCCCCGGGACCCGCCGAGGAGGCACGGCGCAGAGCGGAGGACCAGGTGGCGCGGGCCGCTGCGGAAGCGGCCGGGCCGGAGCAGCTGTCGCAGGCCGCCCGCCGGGTGCTCGCGGATCTCGAGGAGCGGCGGGCTGCGGCCGTGGTCTCCGCCCCGGTGCGGTTGTCGGCCTCACAGCTGGTGGCGCGGGCCCAGGATCCGCAGCGCGCCGCCCTGGACCTGCTGCGGCCGCTGCCGCGGCGGCCCTCGGCCAGTGCCCGTCGCGGCACCCGCTTCCACGCCTGGCTGGAGCAGAGTCTCAGCGGGCAGGCGCTGCTGGATCTCGACGAGATCGAGGACCTCGCCGACGAGGATGACCTCGCGGCCGCGGATCTCGACGCCCTCCAGGAATCCTTCGCGGCCTCACCGTGGGCGGGTCTCACCCCGATCGCCGTGGAACAGCCGGTGCTCATGCGCCTGGGGGAGCACAGCGTCCGCGGTGTCATCGACGCGGTCTACCCCGACCCCGAGGCACCGGCCCGCGACGCGGACACCTCAGGCGGCCACCCGCGGGTGGTGATCGTCGACTGGAAGACCGGCCGCCCCTCCACCGGGGAGAGGCGTCGCGCCCGGGCGTTGCAGCTGACGGTCTACCGTCTCGCCTGGCACGAGCGCACCGGCATCCCGCTGTCCCACATCCGCACCGTGTTCCACCACGTCGCGGAGAACATCACCGATGAGGTCACAGAGCATCCGTCGCGTCAGGAGCTGGAGCGGCTCCTGGGCGAGGGCGACTGA